In one Coccinella septempunctata chromosome 6, icCocSept1.1, whole genome shotgun sequence genomic region, the following are encoded:
- the LOC123315066 gene encoding uncharacterized protein LOC123315066 gives MKSYFVVFLVFSIIINALALKIDFNHKEPRHKDCIGHLFGAGQIALLNRGDHVDPFCPEYSRHLKCIWKQMGVMNEEGILQEGVIVEKIDELSNGDQNDIKKAKGCIVQKKTQEKTANDFYNCIHLLVKKYNT, from the exons ATGAAGTCCTATTTCGTTGTGTTCCTCGTCTTCTCGATTATAATCAAT GCTTTAGCCCTTAAGATCGACTTCAACCACAAAGAACCCAGACACAAGGATTGCATCGGTCATCTTTTCGGTGCTGGTCAAATTGCTCTACTAAATCGTGGAGATCATGTGGATCCATTTTGTCCGGAATATTCCAGACACCTCAAATGCATCTGGAAACAAATGGGTGTTATGAACGAAGAAGGTATCCTCCAAGAAGGGGTGATAGTGGAAAAAATTGACGAGTTGTCCAACGGCGATCAGAATGATATAAAAAAGGCGAAAGGATGCATCGTTCAGAAGAAGACTCAAGAGAAGACTGCCAACGATTTTTACAATTGTATCCATCTGCTTGTGAAGAAATATAACACTTGA